Part of the Sorghum bicolor cultivar BTx623 chromosome 1, Sorghum_bicolor_NCBIv3, whole genome shotgun sequence genome, acccccccccccccccccctgttTTTTGTCGTACGTTTAATGTTTTCCTGTGTATCCTTATGGGTTTGGCAATGCAATATGCAATAGTATATATACAGGCTGAATGATGAATTGCAAAATACTTCTGGGATTACATGTATTGGATATATGGGCAGCAACTGGGCAAGCAAAAAGGCTTACGGCCTTAGAGGCTTAGACATTTATGGCTAAATGTTTAATCTGTTAAAGTTTCTGGTGAACTTAGAAATGCATATGGTGCGGCCATTTTTCTGATTTTTATGTACATATTTTGTTTACTATTCTGTTCAATGGCCATCCTCATTATAAGACATATGGTGGAGTAGTATAACTGCGCAAGTCACTGCCTCTCACTTGTTTACCTGTATAGTCATTATAATTCGGATCAACACTCAACATGATGAGCTAATTGTATCCTGCCCCCAAAACAAGGAACCTTGTTGTCAGCACAGGAacataatttttttcttttctcttgagCCAGCCAGTAATTAATCATATTGTTAGGTAACTATCATTTTATTTTCAACGTGCATTTGTTCATATTCTAATGCTATAATGTCTTATAAGCATTACCTTGGCGAGGTCTTTGGAACTAATATTTCCTTTCAACAGCAAAGAATCTTGCTCTGGCTGGTGTTAAATCTGTCACCCTACATGATATCGGAAATGTGGAAATGTGTGACCTATCAGGCAATTTCTTTCTATCTGAGGATGACATCGGGGAGAACAGGGCTGTTGCTTGTGTTGCAAAGCTTCAAGAACTTAACAATGCTGTTCTCATACATACTCTAACAGAAGAATTGACTACTGAGCACCTTTCAAAGTTCCAGGTCTGTTGGTTCTCTGCGTCCACTGTGCTAATTTTTTTTACTTCTCATTGTTGTTTGCATTCAGGATCTGTTTTCATGTGTATGAGATGATGTGTTCTATAGTATGTTCAGTTTAATTCTTTGTTTTGATAGTAGCAAGAAAATCCATCTTGCCCTTCTATATGAtcttgtattttttttctcctGCTCTCCTTTTTTTTGGCTGAGCATATGATTGTGAGTAACATGTTCTCTCATATGAGCACTTGTGCCAAATATTTTTCTTTTGTAGGGCCTAGTTGAATTTGTTTTCTTGAATTAAAAAAATGAAATATGGAATTAAATTGAATGTAGTGCGAATCTGTGTGTGTCACTGTATCTCTTTGCCAATTGCAGTGTAGGGTTTGCATATGCCTCAGATAATATCTCATAGTATCATGTACATCCATGATCTATTTCCAACCTACTTATGGGAAAAGGGCTGGTTGTTCCTTCTACTGCAGAACCCCTTAACTTTCTACACTGGTATCTTGCTCTGTGAGCCTGTGTCTGGTCATTATATGCAGAATAGCTGATAGTATTGATAACATTCCATATTCAGCCAACTTAGAGCTCTTTAAGTTACCATGGTTAAACTGCTGATTAGTAACATCATATGATTGAAGCCTTTGGCTTTCATATGATTGAAGCCTATTGGCTTAGTTAAGTGTAAAGAAAATGATAATGTTATGCTTGATAGCATCACTGAATATACTGCTGCagtgttcttttttttcttttctttttttttaaaaaaaaatggcaCGAATTGTCAACTTGGTAAACTCACCAGCTATTATATAGTGATCATACTTATAGTTGTTTCATTTTTCAGGTGGTTGTTTTCACTGACATTAGTTTggacaaggcatttgagtttgaTGATTATTGTCGTAACCACCAGCCTCCAATTTCCTTTATCAAGACAGAAGTCTGTGGTCTTTTTGGTAGTGTGTTTTGCGACTTTGGACCTGAATTCACTGTTCTTGATGTTGATGGTGAAGATCCACGTACTGGCATAATTGCATCCATCACCATCAGCAGTGACAGTGACAATCATACAATAGTGTCCTGTGTTGATGATGAGCGCCTTGATTTTCAGGATGGTGATCTTGTTGTTTTCTCAGAGGTTCAGGGTATGACAGAACTGAATGATGGCAAGCCAAGGACAGTAATGTGCACAGGAccattttccttttgcatcgagGATACAAGTAACTTTGGCACTTATACAAAAGGTGGAATTGTTACACAAGTGAAAGAACGGAAGATCTTAAAGTTTAAGAGTTTGAGAGATTCGATTAGAGAACCTGGGGATTTCCCTCTGTGTGATTTTTCAAAGTTtacccgccctcctctgcttcATTTTGCATTTATAGCCTTGGATAAATTTAGGAAAGAGTTTGGACGCTTCCCTGGTGTTGCTTGTGGTCTGGATGCCCAAAGGTTTGTGGAGTTCACTGCTTCTATCAATGAAGCCACAATTGACTACAAGATAGAAGGCGAGCTTGATGAGAATTTGTTGCGGCTTTTTGCGAGTGGTTCTAAAGCTGTCCTGAACCCAATGGCTACTATGTTTGGTGGAATTGTCGGTCAAGAAGTTGTGAAGGCATGTTCTGGGAAGTTTCATCCACTGTACCAGGTAATTGTCATTACTTGCATGATATTTTAGGGTTGTCTAGTATGTTGTTACTATCTGATAGTTTGTCTTTATCAGTTCTTCTACTTCGATTCGGTCGAATCTCTGCCTACTCACCAACTGGACCCTAAAGACTTGAAGCCATTGAATAGTCGCTATGATGCTCAGATTTCTGTTTTTGGCTCTAAGCTTCAAAAAAAACTGCGGGATGCCAATGTCTTTGTTGTGGGATCTGGTGCTCTTGGATGTGAATTCTTAAAGAACCTAGCTTTAATGGGAGTGTCTTGCAGCCGTAGAGGGAAAATTACTATAACAGATGATGATGTCATTGAGAAAAGTAACTTGAGCCGCCAGTTTCTGTTCCGTGATTGGAATATTGGACAGCCTAAATCTACAGTAGCTGCCACAGCTGCTAGTGCTATCAATTCCTGCCTGCACATTGATGCTCTCCAGAACCGTGCCTGTCTAGAGACCGAGCATGTCTTCCATGATGCATTCTGGGAGGGCCTTGATGTTGTCATTAATGCACTTGATAATGTTAATGCTAGGATGTACATGGACATGAGATGTTTGTACTTCCAGAAACCACTCCTGGAATCTGGAACACTGGGTACAAAATGTAACACGCAAGTGGTAATTCCTCACCTTACTGAAAATTATGGGGCTTCACGAGACCCTCCTGAGAAGCAGGTACCCATGTGCACAGTCCATTCATTTCCACACAATATCGACCATTGTGTAACATGGGCTCGCTCAGAGTTTGAGGGTTTGCTCGAGAAAACTCCAAAGGAAGTCAACTCTTTTCTGTCTAATCCTTCTCAATATGCTGCTGCCATGAAAATGGCAGGTGATGCTCAGGCCAGGGAGTTGCTTGATCGTGTATGTGAATGCCTTGAGAAGGAGTGTTGTGAGACATTTGACGATTGCATAACTTGGGCAAGACTGAAGTATGATTTATCTCCCCATTTTGTTCATTCTTTATCAACATTATAATTTTG contains:
- the LOC8081126 gene encoding ubiquitin-activating enzyme E1 3 — translated: MVAGADVGGGGSSNGSGVVEIDEDLHSRQLAVYGRETMRQLFASNVLISGLNGLGAEIAKNLALAGVKSVTLHDIGNVEMCDLSGNFFLSEDDIGENRAVACVAKLQELNNAVLIHTLTEELTTEHLSKFQVVVFTDISLDKAFEFDDYCRNHQPPISFIKTEVCGLFGSVFCDFGPEFTVLDVDGEDPRTGIIASITISSDSDNHTIVSCVDDERLDFQDGDLVVFSEVQGMTELNDGKPRTVMCTGPFSFCIEDTSNFGTYTKGGIVTQVKERKILKFKSLRDSIREPGDFPLCDFSKFTRPPLLHFAFIALDKFRKEFGRFPGVACGLDAQRFVEFTASINEATIDYKIEGELDENLLRLFASGSKAVLNPMATMFGGIVGQEVVKACSGKFHPLYQFFYFDSVESLPTHQLDPKDLKPLNSRYDAQISVFGSKLQKKLRDANVFVVGSGALGCEFLKNLALMGVSCSRRGKITITDDDVIEKSNLSRQFLFRDWNIGQPKSTVAATAASAINSCLHIDALQNRACLETEHVFHDAFWEGLDVVINALDNVNARMYMDMRCLYFQKPLLESGTLGTKCNTQVVIPHLTENYGASRDPPEKQVPMCTVHSFPHNIDHCVTWARSEFEGLLEKTPKEVNSFLSNPSQYAAAMKMAGDAQARELLDRVCECLEKECCETFDDCITWARLKFEDYFSNRVKQLTFTFPEDAATSMGTPFWSAPKRFPHPLEFSAADSSHIHFIMSASILRAVSFGISIPDWAKDTDNLADAVSKVAVPEFKPKSGVKIETDEKTKNISTSASVDDAAIIEDLLTKLEACAKKLPPRFQMKPIQFDKDDDTNFHMDLIAGLANMRARNYGIPEVDKLKAKFIAGRIIPAIATSTAMATGLVCLELYKVLARGHPIEDYHNTFANLALPMLTISEPLPPTVIKHQDMRWTVWDRWSIKGDITVAELLNWLSDKGLSAYSVSCGTSLLYNTMFPRHKDRLSKKIADVTKEVTKVDIPEYRKHLDVVVACEDDNGNDVDIPLISIYFR